A DNA window from Pseudodesulfovibrio thermohalotolerans contains the following coding sequences:
- a CDS encoding DUF493 family protein — protein MSDKSKQFKQVLDEHHQWPCPYVYKFIVPTENLGKFKELFSSESLETRLSRTGKYTSVTMTSTMCSADEVMAVYERAARVPGIMSL, from the coding sequence ATGTCCGACAAATCGAAACAATTCAAGCAGGTCCTGGACGAACACCACCAGTGGCCGTGCCCATACGTATACAAATTCATCGTTCCGACGGAGAATCTCGGCAAATTCAAGGAGCTGTTTTCCTCGGAATCGCTTGAGACCCGCCTGTCGAGAACGGGTAAATATACCAGCGTGACAATGACTTCGACCATGTGCTCGGCCGACGAGGTCATGGCGGTCTACGAACGGGCCGCCCGCGTGCCGGGGATCATGTCGCTCTAA
- the nifS gene encoding cysteine desulfurase NifS, with product MKTIYLDNNATTQVDPAVFEAMKPYFTELYGNPSSMHRFGGQVGIKLKEARASVANLLGCAPEEIIFTSCGSESDNTAIRSALAARPERRHIITTAVEHPAILSLCKFLEKRDGYEVTYLGTDDRGRLDLEEYKAAIRPDTAIVSIMWANNETGNIHPIEEMAKIAKEHDVFFHTDAVQAVGKVDIDLSKVPVDMLSLSGHKLHGPKGVGALFVRKRLPFRPYLIGGHQERSRRAGTENTTGIIALGKACELAREHMKEENTEVKRLRDKLETGLLKAIPDTKLNGDPEHRLPNTTNISFGYVEGEAILLMIDQMGIAASSGSACTSGSLEPSHVLRAMGVPFTFAHGSIRFSLSRFNTEEEIDFVIEILPPIIKNLRKLSPFSADKKAPACTKSFSE from the coding sequence ATGAAAACCATCTATCTCGACAACAACGCCACAACACAGGTCGACCCGGCCGTGTTCGAGGCCATGAAACCCTATTTCACCGAATTATACGGCAACCCTTCGTCCATGCACCGCTTCGGCGGACAGGTCGGGATCAAACTCAAGGAAGCCCGCGCCTCGGTCGCGAATCTGCTAGGCTGCGCGCCGGAGGAAATCATCTTCACCTCCTGCGGGTCCGAGTCGGACAATACAGCCATCCGTTCCGCTCTTGCGGCCCGTCCGGAAAGGCGGCACATCATCACCACCGCAGTGGAGCACCCGGCCATCCTGAGCCTGTGCAAGTTCCTCGAAAAGCGGGACGGCTACGAAGTCACCTACCTCGGCACCGATGACCGCGGCAGGCTCGATCTTGAGGAGTACAAGGCGGCCATCCGACCGGACACGGCCATCGTGTCCATCATGTGGGCCAACAACGAAACCGGCAACATCCACCCCATCGAGGAAATGGCGAAGATCGCCAAGGAACACGACGTGTTCTTCCACACCGACGCGGTCCAGGCCGTGGGCAAGGTGGACATCGACCTGAGCAAGGTCCCGGTCGACATGCTTTCCCTGTCCGGGCATAAACTGCACGGCCCCAAGGGCGTGGGCGCACTGTTCGTCCGCAAAAGGCTGCCCTTCCGTCCCTACCTCATCGGCGGACACCAGGAACGCAGCCGCCGCGCGGGCACGGAGAACACCACGGGCATCATCGCCCTGGGCAAGGCGTGCGAACTGGCGCGGGAGCACATGAAAGAAGAAAACACCGAGGTCAAGCGACTTCGCGACAAGTTGGAGACCGGCCTGCTCAAGGCAATCCCGGACACCAAGCTGAACGGCGATCCGGAACATCGTCTGCCCAATACCACGAACATCTCCTTCGGTTATGTCGAGGGCGAGGCCATCCTGCTGATGATCGACCAGATGGGCATCGCGGCCAGCTCTGGCTCGGCCTGCACTTCGGGAAGCCTGGAGCCATCCCACGTGCTGCGGGCCATGGGCGTGCCCTTCACTTTCGCCCACGGGTCCATCCGCTTCTCTTTGAGCCGATTCAATACCGAGGAGGAAATCGACTTCGTAATCGAGATCCTGCCTCCCATCATCAAGAATCTACGCAAACTCTCGCCGTTTTCGGCGGATAAAAAGGCCCCGGCCTGCACCAAAAGCTTTTCGGAGTAA
- the nifU gene encoding Fe-S cluster assembly protein NifU, translating to MWEYTDKVKDHFLNPRNVGTLEDADGVGEVGSLACGDALTLYIKVDDEGKISDAKFQTFGCASAIASSSALTEMLIGKTVEEAEKVSNKDIAEYLGGLPREKMHCSVMGQEALEQAIKNMRGEAPSKMEHSHEGELICECFGVFDEEILHAIKENDLKTVEDVTNFTKAGGGCGKCIPDLERLLAEAHGEGVCPTPSSKPAFPAEGMTNIQRMHLIESIIDNDVRPKLQADGGNIELVDIDRDAVVVRFLGMCSGCPSSQATLKNLVETALREKVDPALTVREG from the coding sequence ATGTGGGAATATACCGATAAAGTTAAGGACCATTTCCTGAATCCCCGCAACGTGGGCACCCTCGAAGACGCCGACGGCGTCGGCGAAGTCGGCTCGCTTGCTTGCGGCGACGCCCTGACCCTGTACATCAAGGTGGACGACGAAGGGAAAATCTCCGACGCCAAGTTCCAGACCTTTGGCTGCGCAAGCGCCATCGCCTCCAGCTCGGCCCTGACCGAGATGCTCATCGGCAAGACAGTCGAAGAGGCGGAGAAGGTCAGCAACAAGGACATCGCCGAATACCTGGGCGGACTGCCCCGCGAAAAGATGCACTGCTCGGTCATGGGCCAGGAAGCCCTTGAACAGGCCATTAAGAATATGCGCGGAGAAGCCCCGTCCAAGATGGAGCATTCGCACGAAGGCGAACTCATCTGCGAATGTTTCGGCGTATTCGACGAGGAAATCCTTCACGCCATCAAGGAAAACGACCTCAAAACCGTTGAGGACGTGACCAACTTCACCAAGGCCGGCGGCGGTTGCGGCAAGTGCATCCCGGACCTTGAAAGGCTCTTGGCCGAAGCGCACGGCGAGGGCGTCTGCCCCACTCCGTCCTCCAAGCCAGCCTTCCCGGCTGAGGGCATGACCAACATCCAGCGTATGCATCTCATCGAGTCGATCATCGACAACGATGTCAGGCCCAAGCTCCAGGCCGATGGCGGCAACATCGAGCTGGTGGACATAGACCGCGACGCCGTCGTGGTCCGCTTCCTGGGCATGTGCTCGGGCTGCCCGTCCAGCCAGGCCACCCTCAAGAATCTGGTGGAAACCGCCCTCAGGGAAAAGGTCGACCCGGCCCTGACGGTACGGGAGGGATAA